The proteins below come from a single Sphaerodactylus townsendi isolate TG3544 unplaced genomic scaffold, MPM_Stown_v2.3 scaffold_1531, whole genome shotgun sequence genomic window:
- the LOC125424937 gene encoding protein bicaudal D homolog 2-like, translating to PLCPTFSPRVFGSASYGSQFGAVPGNPCWISEGASRPMKAGAENEKTSLASDLQELKTQLTTTKEALAQQQLRNSREAEHCQASEAGPHGSGASLSFQERADCHEAVEKAQLAAQREREVAAQLEVDLRVARRIALECQSRLAQAQEELLGFSEELAGLYHHICTCHSITPQRVVLDYYREGCRGQSTLRRRSSRKLEASSGGDRSPSSGPGSPCGLEPLNVANLMGVLREQLGHLQVAVSLAHRQNPTGHSAELERDKEALVEEVLKLKSLLSTKREQIATLRTVLKANKQVWGGGWLQRELVLSRGQWAVFSSLVEKMSTCRPVWELCFVVSAY from the exons CCCACTTTGCCCTACCTTTTCCCCCCGTgtgtttggctctgcctcctacgGCAGCCAGTTTGGGGCTGTGCCTGGCAACCCCTGTTGGATTTCCGAAGGTGCCTCCAGGCCCATGAAGGCTGGG GCAGAAAATGAGAAGACCTCGCTGGCCTCTGATCTGCAGGAGCTCAAAACGCAGCTCACCACCACCAAGGAGGCTTTGGCCCAGCAGCAGCTGCGCAACAGTCGTGAGGCCGAGCACTGCCAAGCCTCAGAGGCGGGACCTCACGGCAGTGGGGCTAGCCTGTCGTTCCAGGAGAGAGCGGACTGCCACGAGGCGGTGGAGAAGGCCCAGCTGGCCGCTCAGCGGGAGAGGGAGGTGGCTGCCCAACTGGAAGTGGACTTACGGGTTGCCCGGAGGATCGCCTTGGAGTGTCAGTCGCGGCTGGCTCAGGCCCAGGAAGAGCTTCTGGGCTTCTCAGAGGAGCTGGCGGGGCTGTACCATCACATCTGCACTTGCCACAGCATAACCCCGCAGCGGGTGGTGTTGGATTACTACCGGGAGGGCTGCCGAGGCCAGAGCACGCTCAGGAGGCGATCCTCCCGGAAGCTGGAGGCGAGCAGTGGCGGGGACCGGTCCCCGAGCAGCGGCCCCGGCTCGCCCTGCGGCTTAGAGCCCCTCAACGTGGCCAACCTGATGGGCGTCTTGCGGGAGCAGCTGGGGCATCTGCAAGTGGCCGTGTCCTTGGCGCACCGGCAGAACCCCACGGGACACAGCGCAGAACTGGAGCGGGACAAGGAGGCGCTGGTGGAGGAAGTGCTGAAGCTGAAGTCGCTGCTGAGCACCAAGCGCGAGCAGATCGCCACCTTGCGCACGGTGCTGAAGGCCAACAAgcaggtatggggggggggctggctacAGCGGGAATTGGTGCTTAGTAGGGGGCAGTGGGCCGTTTTCTCCTCCCTGGTGGAGAAGATGTCAACCTGCAGGCCGGTTTGGGAGCTGTGCTTTGTTGTGTCAGCATAC